A single region of the Acidobacteriota bacterium genome encodes:
- a CDS encoding GWxTD domain-containing protein, which translates to MIFSYSKSRSATSLLLVLTLTLAVVWAGPKEKDASSEEAVDYYNKWLNDTVVHIIAHDERAVFEKLTSPEEKENFIEQFWRRRDPDPRTMINEFKEEHYRRIAYADDHFSSGLAGRNTDRGRIYIMHGPPAEIESFPAGGRYDRTLEEGLGTTIVFPFERWRYRNLEGIGSNIIIEFVDQSMTGDYKLAYHPDEKDLMDDKGFGGMKWAEVQGWTDRSERWLRHGYPMMDTSGAGDWLQVQKYFDRLRVTTATMGQTKGKYDDLKKFVRTRVSYEPLPFRLRNDQLELNGEEVLVLLTLEVPKKELNFKPGGADTATATLDLYGVVTNMTNQHVAEIDQEIAVHVATDELAGGLNDLSLHQVVLALDRGQRCKLELFLQDLESGKVGSKTLAINPFRPRDEGLGASTLLLSDHVRQLGYVPEQYEMFVMGDLVIRPSVSRSFDGENPLWVYLEIYGLELDSASSKPSIKADYFILKDGQIVFEIHDSLGKSVYFSSNRRTMLLQRFPLDRLQPGKYTLSAQIADRIGGNSTSREEKFTILKPAVDAGQAQVLKR; encoded by the coding sequence ATGATCTTCTCCTATTCCAAATCGAGATCAGCGACCTCGTTGCTCCTCGTCCTGACACTGACCCTCGCAGTCGTCTGGGCCGGCCCCAAGGAAAAGGACGCCTCCAGCGAAGAGGCCGTCGACTACTACAACAAGTGGTTGAATGACACGGTCGTCCACATCATCGCCCATGATGAGCGGGCGGTCTTCGAGAAGCTGACCAGTCCCGAGGAGAAGGAGAACTTCATCGAACAATTCTGGCGTCGCCGGGATCCCGACCCGCGCACCATGATCAACGAGTTCAAGGAGGAGCACTACCGCCGGATCGCCTATGCCGACGATCACTTCTCCAGCGGCCTCGCGGGCCGGAATACGGATCGGGGCCGAATCTACATCATGCACGGTCCGCCGGCCGAAATCGAGAGCTTTCCTGCCGGCGGCCGCTACGACAGGACTCTGGAAGAAGGACTCGGCACCACCATCGTCTTTCCCTTTGAGCGCTGGCGCTACCGGAACCTGGAGGGCATCGGATCGAACATCATCATCGAGTTTGTCGACCAGTCCATGACGGGAGACTACAAGCTCGCCTACCACCCCGACGAAAAGGACCTGATGGACGACAAGGGATTCGGGGGCATGAAGTGGGCCGAGGTACAAGGATGGACCGACAGGTCCGAGCGCTGGCTCAGGCACGGTTACCCCATGATGGACACGAGCGGCGCCGGCGACTGGCTCCAGGTGCAGAAGTATTTCGACCGGCTCCGCGTCACTACCGCCACCATGGGACAGACCAAGGGCAAGTACGACGACCTGAAAAAGTTCGTGAGGACCCGTGTCTCGTATGAGCCGCTTCCCTTTCGGCTCAGGAACGACCAGTTGGAGCTGAATGGCGAGGAAGTTCTGGTGCTGCTGACGCTGGAAGTGCCCAAGAAGGAGCTCAACTTCAAACCGGGCGGTGCGGACACGGCTACGGCCACGCTGGACCTGTACGGGGTGGTGACCAACATGACCAACCAGCATGTGGCCGAGATCGACCAGGAGATCGCCGTCCACGTGGCCACGGACGAGTTGGCGGGAGGGCTGAACGACCTCTCCCTGCACCAGGTGGTCCTTGCCCTGGACAGGGGGCAGCGCTGCAAGCTGGAACTCTTTCTGCAGGACCTGGAGAGTGGAAAGGTGGGCAGCAAGACCCTGGCGATCAATCCTTTTCGACCCCGGGATGAAGGTCTGGGAGCCAGTACCCTGCTGCTGTCGGATCACGTGAGACAGTTGGGTTACGTCCCGGAGCAATACGAGATGTTCGTCATGGGAGACCTGGTGATCCGCCCCAGTGTCTCAAGGAGTTTCGACGGCGAGAATCCGCTATGGGTTTACCTGGAAATCTATGGATTGGAACTGGACTCAGCCTCCAGCAAACCCTCCATCAAGGCGGACTACTTCATCCTTAAAGACGGTCAGATCGTCTTCGAGATCCACGACTCCCTGGGCAAGTCGGTCTACTTCTCCTCCAATCGCCGCACCATGTTGCTGCAACGGTTTCCCCTGGACCGGCTGCAACCGGGGAAGTACACACTCAGTGCGCAGATCGCAGACCGGATCGGAGGAAACAGCACCAGCCGCGAGGAAAAGTTTACTATTCTGAAGCCGGCCGTCGACGCCGGCCAAGCTCAGGTGTTGAAACGCTGA
- a CDS encoding type II toxin-antitoxin system VapC family toxin → MKGYVVDASIVVKWFVEEKWSDEASSLLEAKATLIAPELLFAEVSNALWAMRRRGDIDSADLADAIDALRAVPVAVPFSMRQLAAAAARLAVDLDHPVYDCFYLALAVQEQYPVITADARFHHKVRDHPYLSDRIMHLASLA, encoded by the coding sequence ATGAAGGGCTATGTCGTCGATGCGAGCATCGTTGTGAAATGGTTCGTGGAGGAAAAATGGTCCGACGAGGCATCGAGCCTGCTGGAAGCCAAAGCCACACTGATCGCTCCGGAACTCCTGTTTGCCGAAGTTTCCAACGCGCTTTGGGCCATGCGCCGCCGCGGCGATATCGACAGCGCCGATCTTGCCGATGCTATCGATGCGTTGAGAGCGGTTCCGGTCGCGGTACCCTTCTCGATGCGCCAGCTTGCCGCCGCGGCAGCCCGGCTTGCGGTCGATCTCGACCATCCGGTCTACGACTGCTTCTATCTCGCGCTTGCGGTTCAGGAACAATACCCTGTGATCACCGCCGATGCGCGATTCCACCACAAAGTGCGGGATCACCCATACCTTTCGGACCGGATCATGCACTTGGCAAGTTTGGCCTGA